The sequence TAATGACCCCTGTTTTACTGTAGAGCATGGGCAGTCTAGCGTGCCCACTTCAGTGCTCTGTGGTTAATATTGACTCCTCCATCTATGGCTTTCAGGTATAAATCCCAGATCTCTGCAGGCTACAGTCCTGTCTGCTAGCATTGCATTGCACAAAGGTGCACCATGATCCTTAGTCACTAACAGGGGGAGTGGATCGCAGAGCTGCTTTCATCCTTCAGAACTCAAGTCAAGATTCCTCCTCCTTTGGCTTTTGTTCACCCAGCTATCGCATTACAAGTAATGCACCTTCTAGCATCGCAAGCTGCCATAGGCACGATAAGGCTCAGTATGTTTTGATTCATCCTGCAGATCACAGCTTGGTTATTTTATCAGGTGGGGCCTGGGCACCCCCAGGAAGAGTCTATCATGGCGCTGCCCCATAAGAGTCATGCCATGTTACGGCCTCTCATAATAGATCACTGTCTACCCGAGGCCCCAAAGGAAATGCAACAGAAACCGCAATCCACTCACAAAGCTGTATTGATATTAGAGGACTAAGAGGCCATTCGGGCCCCTGGGGTATTGTCTTGTTGGGAGATCCCTGGGGGTGAGAGAGATAGCACAGTGATCTCAGGTTTTCATGGCACCCAGTCCTCTCACTGTCTCCCCAGGTTCTGCCTCTAAGCTGGTTTGTTACTTCACCAACTGGGCCCAGTacaggcctggggaggggagattcCTTCCTGATGACATCGACCCCCATCTCTGCACCCACCTCATTTATGCCTTTGCCGGCATGAGCGACCACGAGATCACCACCGTGGAGTGGAATGATGTGACACTTTTCGAGGCTTTCAATGGCCTTAAAGCCAAGTGAGTAACACGGGGGCACACCTGCTTCCCTGCATCTGGGGTCTCGCCGCCAGGCTGGCTGCGGGAGAGAAGGCTCACCCTATGATCGAAGGGTAAGAGTTTTCCCAGGGAGTATCGTGTCATCCTCAGGGGATAGAGTGCATGTAGCCAGAAAGCAACAGAAAGCTTCCAGGGGCGGGGAATTAAACAAAACTCCACAGCTGAGCATTCACTTCAAACCCAGTTCCGTGACAGAAGATgaggggagcggctgctccccacATCTCGCCCGCAGCCAGTTCGGAGCTGGATTTGCAGCTAAGCAGAGCCTGAGCAGGCGAGTCAGCCAGCTTTCCACTACTCCTGGGTAGGCCTGGCCTGAAACCACCCTGGGCATAGTTTAGATCATCCAAAGCTCTCCAACCTATTTTAGCTAAGGCAGTCCCACAGGGACCACTGTGCTAGCTGGATCCGAGTGCCACGCTCTCCCTTCCTTGCCCCCGACACCCACCTCCATGCAGACggggggagtgggtgggaaggaaACTAAGTCTGTCGAGTGAAAGATTCCCCATAGGACAGCCAAGCCAACCTTCCATTGTTTAAATGCACGTTTCCCCTGCAGGAATCGGAACCTGAAGACCCTGTTGTCCATTGGAGGATCAAACATGGGAACCGAACGGTAATACTGGGATCTGCGTTACTATTCCACTTCTGAGTGTGGAAGTTAATCTACCCTCATGACACACCTGCTCAGAACAGCGGTGGACTCGAACCCACCACCTCCAGCTCTGGGAAGGCTTTTAGCTTATAAACCTGGAGGTTGAGGAAGGAGGAAATTGGTTCCCCCAAGAGCAGATGTAAAGGAGTTTGGGCACGTCTAGTGTGCCTTCGCTGTTGCATAATTATTGTCCTTGTAATAGACAGTTTGCAAGCTATGAAGTGTGTATTTTGAGTGCAGCCAATTCAAACCGTACTGGGAATCTATACTACAATATACATGAATACAGAAGGCATGTCACTTTCATTCCAGCTTCTCCCACATGGCTGCTTCGGCTGCTAATCGCTGGACATTTGTCCGCTCTGTGGTACAATTCCTCCGGACGCATGAGTTTGACGGACTCGACGTAGCCTGGATTTACCCAGGGAGGAAGGATAAGAGACATTTCACTTCTCTGATTCAGGTACAATAAAACCAGGGGGTGTGGTCACAGTCTGCAAAAGGGCTACCCAACAATGGCAGAACATACATGTCAAGCTCATAGCCTACTGCACCCAGCACATCACACACCCAGTGGATCTCCGGGGAGGTGAATTTTGTCCGTCTTTCGTGGAGACGGAACCACTTTCAGAAAGAGTTTGGACATAAGGGGAATTCAGAAACACATGAACATTTAGGAAGTATCACCCAGGAAAGCAACAACACAGTCATGCTGTGTCAGACTTTGGAAGGTCTGAACAATGCCCATGAAATCCTGCTGCACAGCCACTATGCTAGGATCATAGCCCAATTCCTTTCCCTCCAGGCACACTGTTGCGGGGACCCTTCCGGGTCTCATTTTCACTACAACCCATGTGCTCCAGCCTGGGGAGATGGAGAAACGTGGGCTTAGTACTAAGGAGCTGGAACATTGATACTGATCCTAAGAAGATCCAGAAGTAAACGAATCAGGGTTAAAAGAACCCACAAGGAGTTTCCGAAAggatctacaaaaagaaaagcaggacgtgtggcaccttagagactaacacatttatatgagcataagctttcaaaagcttatgctcaaataaatttgttagtctctaaggtgtcacaagtcctccttttctttttgcgatacagactaacacggctgctactctgaaacctggcattaAGAAAGGATCTAAACACTCCTAACTTCAAATCAGAAGCTAACCTCAGAGAGGCTAGATAGGAACACCCATGGAACCATCACTGCAGGgttccttgcaccttcctctgcagcagctggtacTGACCAGTctcagacaggatgctgggctaaaTGTGCCCCCGGTCTAATCCAATGTGGGACGTGCCAATGTTAATTCGGATATTCAGGTGAGCTGCTTACTTATATCTTCTAGGAACTAGCAATGGCATTTGAGAAGGAAGCTCAGAAAACCAGAAAAGAGAAGCTTCTACTTAGTATTGCAGTGTCTGCTGGAAGGATAAATATTGACACAGGCTATGAAGTCGACAAAGTCTCCAAGTAAGTGTATCCAGTGACACGATTTTACAAAGGCTTCTAGAGAAGCTGTAACCAATCAGGAAAAATACCTGAGCATCGTCGTGAACAGTTcaatgaaaacatctgctcaggtagcagctgtcaaaaaaagcaaagcaaagttaGGACAAATGAGGAAGAGAATCTTCCTGAAACTGCTCCAATGATATTATATAATTCAGTGGTACATCCTCTGTGTTCAATGCAGGTCACCTTCTTTCAAAAAAGGATAGAGCAGAAATAGCAGGGATTCTGCCAGGCAATATTgcctagtgggtagggcactggatggggactcaggagagctaggttcaattcccagcactgccactggttagctgggtgaccttgggcaagtcaattccttcctgtgcctccatttcccaatGGGTAAAATGGGCATATAACAATATTGAcctcctttggaaagtgctttgagatctatgaataCATACACATGCAAATATATATAGGCAACAAAAAACTAGACACCTGGAGAGAGTTCCATAAAGAGATATTGGAGACTGGCTTAGAGAGATGAGTAAAAGGGGTTatgacagaaaaataaaatagtgaATGGTATAGAAAAGGTGAGATTGCCAGCTCCTATTTACCATCTCATCATGGAAGAGAAGGGGAACATGAAATCACATGAATGCCACTGGAAATTTTACAATATAGATTAGcctgcagaactcattgccacaagataaaTGACAAGGATTAGACTACATTcatttagtttttttgttttaagagctATAAATCTTCACAGCTCAGGCCATCAGCCAGTCATCAGTTGACAAGGTTAGATGGAATCTTCCATTAGAGCAGATTCATTCCACAAATGTCCCCAATGGATTTTCTGGcacctttctttaaaatatctgGTGCTGGCCGCTATCAGACAGGATAGTGACTAGATGGACCCTGAGTCTGATTCATTATGACAGTTCTTAAGGTACATAATCCACATACTTGGCCATATACAGTTACCCAGAATGCTTCATATCCTTGTATGCTGTTAGAGGTGCTAAAACTAGAATCTGGATTCTGAAACTCAATCACATGTCAGGAATGCTCCTGCCACAAGAGTTTTGCTTCCATGTTCAAGCCAGAGCCAGAAAGGGTCcatgttctttttttcttctgtgtacAGCTGAGTTCAGGGCAGAATGAAATCACACTATTTCCACCTCTCAAGATTGCAgaagtttcaccaacagaaaaagTCAGCAGATCTTGTCAGATGAGACAAGTTGGGATGAAATGTTAGGAGGACAGTTTGCAAGAGATTCCACCTTATCAGTGGATCCAAACCCACACACTCATTgtgtgagaggctgagggaactgggttttttagtctgcagaagagaagagtgaggggggatttgatagcagccttcaactacctgaagaggggttccaaagaggatagagctcagctgttctcagtagtagcagaggacagaacaaggagtaatggtctcaagttgcagtgggggaggtctaggttggatattaggaaaaactatttcagtaggagggtggtgaagcgctggaatgcgttacctagggaggtggtggaatctccatctttagaggtttttaaggcccggcttgacaaagccctagctgagatgatttaattggagttggtcctgcattgagcagggggttggactagatgacctcctgaggtctcttccaaccctaatcttctatgattctatgattccagttCAGCCTCAAAATTATTAAACCTAATCCAGATCCGAATGTAAATATTAGGTTGTCGATCCCTCGCCACACATTATTCCTGTGTGCCATTTTGAGGATGTTTATTTTGGGTTATGTAACTTATCTCattctctttttcctttcctgCAGGATCGTGGATTTTATTAACCTCATGACCTATGACTTCCATGGGGCCTCCTGGGAGAAGACTACAGGACATGTCAGTCCTCTTAACAAGGGAAGGAAAGACCTTAGAAGTGCTGCATACAACAATGTTGTAAGTGCCAAAGATCCTTTTGtctctcctcccctcatccacctaAAGTTTTACAAGCAATACAAGTTCTGAAAGCGAGGAAGTGACTTGCTTTGGAACTGTTTCCACAGTAACTGAGCTAGCTACCAAGTAGACAGAGAGACTCGTGATTGTGACTCCTCCAGATGCCTGAGTACAAACAGCCCTGTACTTTGCAAACATTCCTACAACACAGTAAAGCAGGTCAAGGGGTATTTTCAGTGTCGACAGATGACGGGGCACGAGGGATGAGGTTCATCAACAGTAGGACCACATCCTTCCAGCTCTCCTGAAGATATTCGGATGCTGGTGTTGGGCTATAACCAGCTGCCCGAAGTTACATGGTGGCAGATAGTGTAGGACAGtaatgtgtcttttttttaaactgtatttagTGTCTCCAGGTAAGTCCGACGTGGTCTGGGGTTTAAGTCTGGCTTGGATCACGCAGGAGAGGAGTTTGGCAGTCCCAGTGTAGATGCGAGTTGAAAGTCATGAGTAACTCCATTGTAGCCCAAGAGTGGCAGTTGTGTCAAAACAGCTTTAAGCAAGAGAAGAAATCTGGCCCCTTTGCTCTAatacagcgtttctcaaactggggtccgcaAGGATATTCCGGGGGATCCACAGGCCCCGCTGATCaacgcctccccctccctcccagcgcctcctgcactgttccctggcatgcaggaggcgctgggagagagggagaggagcggggatgggacacgctcaggggagggggtggaaagaggcggggaagaggaggggcaggaatggagcaggggtggggagaggtggagtaggggcagggcctggggctgagcggggAGCTTGGGGGTCCAAGTaaggttgccaactgtctaatcacacaaacccaaacacccttgccctgccccttcccatgaggttccgcccctgcccctgccccaccccttctccgaggccctgccccactcactccatctcccctcccttcatcgctcgctctctcccaccctcactcactttcaccgggctggcgcagagggttggggtgctggagcaagtgaggggtgcgggctctgggaaggagtttgggtgcaggagggggctctgggctggggcagggggttggagtgcgggggggggagggctctgggaggggttggggtgtgggaggaggtgaggggtgcaggctctggccagcagGCACTTATCTCGGGCGGCTCCTGGGaagtggcgcagcggggctaaggcaggctccctgcctgccctggccctgtgccattcctggaagcggctggcacattcctgcagcccctaggggagggtcagggggctctgcgcactgcccacGCCTGCAAGCGccacccccgcagttcccattggttgTAGTTCCCAGCCagcaggatggggatgggggcactggggatgggggcagcacaCAAAGCCCCTGGCCCGCAAGAatgtgccagccgcttccaggagcggcatggggccagggcaagcagggagcctgccttagccccactgtgctgccagaCTTTCagtgcctaaaatctcccagtttggcttcagtagcctccaggagatagagccTGACTCCAGGAGACTTCCGGCaaaaccgggagggttggcaaccctaggtccaagaacaattttaaatcaaaattggggtcatcaggttgctaaagtttgagaaccactgttctgaTACACAAAATTATCATGCAATTTAGCAGTCCAAATGGTGAGGCCAGGAAGAGGAGAGGACATGGTGGCAAGAAAGAACATCCTGATCTCCTCACACGGGGAAACAGTTGTTTTGGGgggagtgatagctcagtggtttgagcattggcctgctaaacccaggattgtgagttcaattcttgagggggccattttatttattttttttagggggggaggggggagaaggtcTCAGTTTAGGCTGCCAAATACACGTTTAATATTTCCTTCAAACAGGACAATGCTGTGAGACACTGGGAGAGAAAGGGCGCCCCAGGGGAGAAGATCATCATGGGAATCCCAGCCTATGGGCGGAGCTTCACCCTTGACACGCTGGATACAGGCGTTGGGGCCCAGGCTTCCAAGGCAGGACTGCCAGGCCCTTTCACTTCAGAAGCAGGATTTTTAGCCTATTATGAGGTAAGGGGCGTATTTGTTCCATCTGGGCGTACTTTGGGGGAAGCAGCTGTAAGAATAATCTGTGATTTTGCATAATCAAAGGGAAGCTGTGCTCAGTTTTCTAACTGAAAATGGTTTCAGTCTGCACGCCGAGGAGGAAAAGGCTCATTTCCTTTCCTCCCCTGTCATGCTGGCTCCGACCCAATACCCTCAGCCTCATCCTGCCTCCGATGTGTTTTGTTTTAGATCTGCACCTTTAAACAAGGTGCCACCACGGAGATGATTGAGGAGCAGAAGGTCCCTTACTCCTATAAAGGGAACCAGTGGGTAGGGTACGATGACGTGGAGAGCATTAAAACCAAGGTAAGGAGGGCCCCAACCATTTGCTTTGGGCCGAGAGTGACCCGACGTCTGGCGCCAATGAGCATGACACCTACTTCCCGCTGAGACGTATGGCCACTCAGCCAAGTCACATGACAACAGTAACAGCTTCATTTTAGGCAACATGCATGAGGTTTCATCCGCCGTATCAGGCTCCCATCGCCACTCAGGCTGAGGTTCTGCCAGCCAGGTCCATATGGGAACATTAAACAAAAGTAGCTGGAGGAATGTGACTATTGCTGCGACAAGCAAACACCATTAGGTGCGGTGGGAGCTGCCCGTTCCCACTTTTCCATTCTAAGCTTACCACGCATTTCAGGGAAAATATTGTTCTTCTGGGCTACAGCTTCTTGTGTCCTCAGCCCAAAAGGCAGCATAGAAATGAACAGAAATCAAGAGTATACCTGTTTGAAttctgccgggggggggggggggagaaagaattgccaccaccctcctccccaaaactTATTGTAAACATTGTGCTGGTGCTCGCATGCCTGGGTACGTCTAAATCTTCCAACTTGCCTTGGGTTGAGCATTCAGATCAGAACTAAGGAAACAAGTTCTACGCATCTGGGGCAGCGGAACTGTGGGGGTGGATGTCTGTGCATGACACACTGAGTGCAACATGAGGAGGACTGTCAGTATCAAGTATGAGGCCATACGGCTTTCTAAGGGCAGGCAACGGAAAACAGCCTGGCTTGATGAAAAGTCGGATAAACCTACCACAGATAGGTCAGCTGGCTGCTCTGTTTATGAGCGCCATGAGGGGAGGAAGGGTCATGCTTTTCTTGCTGTCCTGAGAGAAAGCAAGTCTCCATCCCCCTCCGCACACACACAGCGCAGCAGTGGCTGCTTAGGATTAGTGCCAGACTGAGCTATGGATATCCACCCATCAAGTTTAGGGGGAATATTCTTCTCCCCAGTCAATTCAACCTGGATCACACACCCCCTATTGTACTTCGGAGCTCTCTGTTGCGTTTTGACAAGGGACGTTGCGCTGTAGCCAGGCCTCACCACAACACTGACATCTGGGTTCGGAAGCCCTATTTTACAAGATAAATTGCCCAGGGAAATAATGCAGCTCTCAGAGCCAGTGTTTAAGTGTAAAAAGCAGATGCTGGAGAGAACTCCCAATGCCACCCGCAACATGTGGGTACCAGACAGGAcccagccaagatggtcagggacgcacccccatgctctgggtgtccctaagcctctgactgccaaatgGTGGAACTGAACAACCagtggatcactcgataattgccctgttctgttcattctctctgaagcatctggcactagctgctgtcagaagacaggatactggcctggactagtctgacccagtatggctgttcttatgctcttatgagTACTCACcaacacaggggttctcaaactgtgggttggggccccaaactgggtcatgaccctgttttaatggggttgccgaGGTCggcttagatttgctggggcccagggctgaagccaaagcctaagccccattgcccggggccaaagccaaaacccttgggtttcagccctgggtggcaaggctcaggttacaggccccctggctggggctgaggcccTTCAGTTtggcccccccacacacacaccaggggcggtggggtttgggctttggtcccccctcctggggtcatgtagtaatttttgttgtcagaagggtgTCATGGTGCAAtcaagtttgagaatccctgcactAACACAATGAAATCCCTCCCTTAGATCCCAGAGGAAGGTCAAGCAGGGAACAGGTGTGAAATATGATTCACAAGAAAGCCTGTTTCAAGAGGCTTTTGCCCAAATGGAAAGAGAGTTCAAGATCTTAGAAAGTTTGGAGAGAGACTGTCCCGTTCACCCCTCTTGCCCCGTCAG comes from Lepidochelys kempii isolate rLepKem1 chromosome 21, rLepKem1.hap2, whole genome shotgun sequence and encodes:
- the LOC140901170 gene encoding chitotriosidase-1-like, which gives rise to MGQAIIWAGLALLLSLQCGSASKLVCYFTNWAQYRPGEGRFLPDDIDPHLCTHLIYAFAGMSDHEITTVEWNDVTLFEAFNGLKAKNRNLKTLLSIGGSNMGTERFSHMAASAANRWTFVRSVVQFLRTHEFDGLDVAWIYPGRKDKRHFTSLIQELAMAFEKEAQKTRKEKLLLSIAVSAGRINIDTGYEVDKVSKIVDFINLMTYDFHGASWEKTTGHVSPLNKGRKDLRSAAYNNVDNAVRHWERKGAPGEKIIMGIPAYGRSFTLDTLDTGVGAQASKAGLPGPFTSEAGFLAYYEICTFKQGATTEMIEEQKVPYSYKGNQWVGYDDVESIKTKVKYLKHRALGGAMVWAIDLDDFSGSFCHQGAYPLIQTLKSELSAGRQ